The following proteins come from a genomic window of Corallococcus sp. NCRR:
- a CDS encoding RNA polymerase sigma factor, producing MPASPEASGGGAGDPDEVLMERFCQGDAQAFDALFQRYARPVQGYLARLTGSPATAEDLAQLTFLSLVRARGRYQPGARVRPWLYAIATNAARDHARRHRRPEDLTPEGELPLTAVADTPEPRDLGLERAVQHALAQLPEGQRLPILMHRFEGMGFAEIAEALGLTESAVKVRAHRGYARLRELLAPLQQETSR from the coding sequence ATGCCAGCGTCTCCGGAAGCCTCCGGGGGAGGTGCCGGCGACCCGGACGAGGTGTTGATGGAGCGGTTCTGCCAGGGAGACGCGCAGGCGTTCGACGCGCTCTTCCAGCGCTACGCGCGCCCCGTCCAGGGCTACCTGGCGCGCCTCACCGGCAGCCCCGCCACCGCCGAGGACCTGGCGCAGCTCACCTTCCTGTCCCTGGTGCGCGCGCGGGGCCGCTATCAGCCCGGCGCCCGCGTCCGGCCCTGGCTGTACGCCATCGCCACCAACGCCGCGCGCGACCATGCGCGCCGCCACCGCCGGCCGGAGGACCTCACGCCCGAGGGGGAGTTGCCCCTCACCGCCGTGGCGGACACGCCGGAGCCTCGCGACCTGGGGCTGGAGCGCGCGGTGCAACACGCCCTGGCGCAGCTTCCCGAAGGCCAGCGGCTGCCCATCCTCATGCACCGCTTCGAGGGCATGGGCTTCGCTGAAATCGCCGAGGCCCTGGGCCTCACCGAGAGCGCGGTGAAGGTCCGCGCCCACCGGGGCTACGCGCGGCTGCGCGAGCTGCTCGCGCCCCTTCAGCAGGAGACCTCCCGATGA
- a CDS encoding chloride channel protein, translated as MNTSDEPPPAQAQRMTALTLWARQNLSRLIYFLLGASNRIRLPTPSVLPIAGAVVGLYSGLAAGIFSNLIGVMSGITFSAAELAATFKPQRLRTLMESLSSARWHLEYALVGVPLALGALLLARVIEPGGPRDEVKRRLRLLALLTLGALSLYYPLVGLAAVNAVFGHAHNLPAVLPHLPWWLMLLAPTVGGLAVGRLLRDRPETHGHGLPEVVRAVKSGANVVPADRGLLKLIASAITIGSGGSAGREGPIVYGGAAFASSVGRVLGFSRRELSILLACGAGAGISASFNAPIAGAVFAMEIILREFELRVFSPIILASVAGTLVSRGVLDEAPMLNRVNYELVSGSEVFAYAALGIGCGLLSFAFVKLLHGVEHFFHGGMGGRLSPWLGKKPLPVRAALGGLCTGLLAFLSPTVWGSGHDYINLAAAGQLPFLFLVTACVLKLVGTSLTIGSGGSGGTFFPAALIGAMAGGAFGTLVHYFFPHATGPSGAYAIVGMGGAVAALTRGPLTGMMMLYELSGSHEIILPLMVTCTIASAVCHFLTERTAPKVQSDEDLLAATHVRALMTEVPAVTAGTPLRALTDQLLTSEAGTLPVLDTEGNLYGTVQVEQLREVWRDESMYPLLVASDLARKLPALAPDSDLAHALQVMDQEDVDALPVAPVLGLSPCGLITRAAVRRFLFAQHTRAHSTGNYPVTPSEAAH; from the coding sequence ATGAACACCTCGGACGAACCTCCGCCTGCCCAAGCGCAGCGGATGACCGCGCTCACGCTCTGGGCGCGACAGAACCTTTCACGCCTCATCTACTTCCTGCTGGGCGCGTCCAATCGCATCCGCCTGCCGACCCCCTCGGTGTTGCCCATCGCGGGCGCGGTGGTCGGGCTCTACAGCGGGCTGGCCGCGGGCATCTTCTCCAACCTCATTGGCGTGATGAGTGGCATCACGTTCAGCGCCGCGGAGCTGGCGGCGACGTTCAAGCCGCAGCGGCTGCGCACGTTGATGGAGTCGCTCTCCTCCGCGCGCTGGCACCTGGAATACGCGCTGGTGGGCGTGCCGCTCGCCCTGGGCGCGCTCCTGCTGGCGCGGGTGATTGAGCCCGGCGGCCCTCGCGACGAGGTGAAGCGCCGCCTGCGCCTGCTGGCGCTGCTGACCCTGGGCGCGCTGTCGCTCTACTACCCGCTGGTGGGCCTGGCGGCCGTGAACGCCGTGTTCGGCCACGCGCACAACCTGCCCGCGGTGCTGCCGCACCTGCCCTGGTGGCTGATGCTGCTCGCGCCCACGGTGGGCGGCCTGGCGGTGGGGCGGCTGTTGCGCGACCGGCCGGAGACGCATGGCCACGGCCTTCCGGAGGTGGTGCGCGCGGTGAAGAGCGGCGCCAACGTGGTGCCGGCGGACCGGGGGCTGCTCAAGCTCATCGCGTCCGCCATCACCATTGGCAGCGGCGGCTCCGCGGGCCGAGAGGGCCCCATCGTCTATGGCGGCGCGGCGTTCGCGTCCAGCGTGGGGCGCGTGCTGGGCTTCAGCCGCAGGGAGCTGTCCATCCTGTTGGCGTGCGGCGCGGGCGCGGGCATCTCCGCGTCCTTCAACGCCCCCATCGCGGGCGCGGTGTTCGCGATGGAGATCATCCTGCGCGAGTTCGAGCTGCGGGTGTTCTCCCCCATCATCCTGGCGAGCGTGGCGGGCACGCTGGTGAGCCGCGGCGTGCTGGACGAAGCGCCCATGCTCAACCGGGTGAACTACGAGCTGGTCAGCGGCTCGGAGGTCTTCGCCTACGCGGCGCTGGGCATCGGGTGCGGGCTGCTCTCGTTCGCGTTCGTGAAGCTGCTGCACGGGGTGGAGCACTTCTTCCACGGCGGCATGGGTGGAAGGTTGTCCCCGTGGCTGGGGAAGAAGCCGCTGCCGGTGCGCGCCGCGCTGGGCGGCCTCTGCACGGGCTTGCTCGCGTTCCTGAGCCCCACGGTGTGGGGCAGCGGGCACGACTACATCAACCTGGCGGCGGCGGGACAGCTGCCCTTCCTCTTCCTGGTGACGGCGTGCGTGCTGAAGCTCGTGGGCACGTCGCTCACCATTGGTTCAGGCGGCTCCGGCGGCACGTTCTTCCCGGCGGCGCTGATTGGCGCCATGGCGGGCGGCGCGTTCGGCACGCTGGTGCACTACTTCTTCCCGCACGCCACGGGCCCCAGCGGCGCGTACGCCATCGTGGGCATGGGCGGCGCGGTGGCGGCGCTCACGCGCGGTCCGCTCACCGGCATGATGATGCTGTACGAGCTGAGCGGCAGCCACGAAATCATCCTGCCGCTGATGGTGACGTGCACTATCGCGTCCGCGGTGTGCCACTTCCTCACGGAGCGCACGGCGCCCAAGGTGCAGAGCGACGAGGACCTGCTGGCGGCCACGCACGTGCGCGCCCTGATGACGGAGGTGCCGGCGGTGACCGCGGGCACGCCGCTGCGCGCGCTGACGGACCAGCTGCTCACGTCCGAGGCCGGCACGCTGCCGGTGCTGGACACCGAGGGCAACCTCTACGGCACGGTGCAGGTGGAGCAGCTGCGCGAGGTGTGGCGCGACGAGTCCATGTACCCGCTGCTCGTGGCCAGCGACCTGGCGCGCAAGCTGCCCGCGCTGGCGCCGGACTCGGACCTGGCGCATGCGCTCCAGGTGATGGACCAGGAGGACGTGGACGCATTGCCGGTGGCGCCCGTGCTGGGCCTCTCTCCGTGCGGGCTCATCACCCGCGCCGCCGTGCGGCGCTTCCTCTTCGCGCAGCACACGCGCGCGCACTCGACGGGCAACTACCCCGTCACGCCCTCGGAGGCGGCGCACTGA
- a CDS encoding peroxiredoxin, translated as MLKQGDVAPEFTVQDSTGKTHRLSDYRGKNVVLWFYPKADTPGCTAEGCSFRDHKTQYESKDTAILGISFDTPEENQAFSQKFGFNFPLLCDVDRKVGLAYGAADDASASNARRVGVVIGPDGRIKEWHAKVDARAFPQEALSRLQ; from the coding sequence ATGCTCAAGCAGGGAGACGTGGCGCCGGAGTTCACCGTGCAGGACTCGACGGGGAAGACGCACCGGCTGTCGGACTACCGGGGCAAGAACGTGGTGCTCTGGTTCTACCCGAAGGCGGACACCCCGGGATGCACCGCGGAGGGCTGCTCCTTCCGCGACCACAAGACCCAGTACGAGTCCAAGGACACCGCCATCCTGGGCATCAGCTTCGACACGCCGGAGGAGAACCAGGCGTTCTCCCAGAAGTTCGGCTTCAACTTCCCGCTCCTGTGCGACGTGGATCGCAAGGTGGGGCTGGCCTACGGGGCCGCGGATGACGCCTCGGCCTCCAACGCGCGCCGCGTGGGCGTCGTCATCGGGCCGGACGGCCGCATCAAGGAGTGGCACGCCAAGGTGGACGCGCGGGCCTTCCCCCAGGAAGCGCTGTCGCGGCTCCAGTAG
- a CDS encoding DUF1109 domain-containing protein, translated as MTPECERVLDRMDGPLPPDLASHAAGCSDCRALLEGFQVLAPPASAAPAVPIDEAKLEQSRRQSLTELAAHPLPTPWWKEVAVLLATYLGVGVLGLFWVGRHGLLLNSASPMAVALVALLIVVGVGGGAMVALAPRQRAWPFTLVAVGALVVALAQLTGRSGVQVRPFLAGTLGCMGAEVALSVVPLALALVLLCRSAFQPVRALAAGLSSAGVSLLVLHVHCPDGSAGHLMLGHVLPWFVLAGVAVFIRSRLPSRSFAP; from the coding sequence ATGACGCCCGAGTGCGAACGCGTCCTGGACCGGATGGACGGCCCGTTGCCTCCGGACCTGGCGTCACACGCGGCCGGGTGCTCGGACTGCCGCGCCCTGCTGGAGGGCTTCCAGGTGCTGGCGCCCCCCGCCTCCGCCGCGCCCGCCGTCCCCATCGATGAAGCGAAGCTCGAGCAGTCGCGGCGCCAGTCGCTCACGGAGCTGGCGGCGCACCCCTTGCCCACGCCGTGGTGGAAGGAGGTGGCGGTGCTGCTCGCCACCTACCTGGGCGTGGGCGTGCTGGGGCTCTTCTGGGTGGGCCGGCACGGGCTGCTGCTCAACTCCGCGTCGCCCATGGCGGTGGCGCTGGTGGCGCTGCTCATCGTCGTGGGCGTGGGCGGCGGAGCGATGGTGGCCCTGGCCCCGAGGCAGCGCGCCTGGCCCTTCACGCTCGTGGCCGTGGGCGCGCTCGTCGTGGCGCTGGCGCAGTTGACCGGGCGCTCGGGCGTCCAGGTGCGGCCGTTCCTCGCGGGCACCCTGGGGTGCATGGGCGCGGAGGTGGCGCTTTCGGTGGTGCCGCTGGCCCTGGCGCTCGTCCTCCTGTGCCGCTCCGCCTTCCAGCCCGTGCGGGCGCTGGCGGCGGGGCTGTCCTCCGCGGGTGTGAGCCTGCTGGTACTTCACGTGCACTGCCCGGACGGCAGCGCGGGCCACCTGATGCTGGGCCACGTGCTGCCGTGGTTCGTGCTGGCGGGCGTGGCGGTGTTCATCCGCTCGCGCCTGCCGTCCCGCTCGTTCGCGCCCTGA